From Alloacidobacterium dinghuense:
AACAAGGCGCATGGTAACGTCGATGAAACGAAATGCCCCGTAGTTTCACTAGTCAGTGAGCCTTAGAGCGGAGCGCATTTCTATGTCTGCATTACCGTGCATCAAAGCGTCGTATTTCTATGCGGAACCGGATCCGGCTCGTCTCCGGGCCGAGCAGCAGTGTCGTGATTCGTGGCGAGACCTCTCCCTGCCTCTGCCTTTGCCTGAGGCACAGGTTATAGCCTTGTGCAAGATCGCGACGCACTTAAACTTCAAAGGGGCGAACGCTTCTTCATGTTTGATCGCAATCTTTACGGGCCAGGATGCAGCCGGAAAACTCATGGCTGCTGAAGCGCTGGCATACGAAGTGCAACGGACGCTGTATCGCATTGACCTGAGCGAAATTGGAGAATTCCTTGCCGAAGACGGGAAAAGACGACTCACACAGATGGTTGCCGCAGCTCGGACTGAGAATGCGATTTTGATAATCGACAATGCGGACGATTTGCCAGGCCCATTGCTAAAACTACTGGCAGCCTACTCCGGACTCTCGATTCTCATGACGGATGCATCTCATGAGAGATCGAGCCCCATGTATCGTTCAGCCCACTACGTCGTCGACTTTCCGTTTCAGACCGAAACTGAATAGTCCGCATCCATCTCTGATTAAGCAGACCCGGCCTGCTGTGAAACTACGCAGGCCGGCCTGCTTGCCTAATCTCTTACTGCGTGAGCGCAGTCTGTGTATAGGTCCAGTTCAGGATTTTCTGCAGCGCTAATAACCCTCCTGTGCCGCCAGTAAATCCAACGTATGCCGAGTTCGCATGAACGATCGATGGAATGTTCACTGTGAATTTCTGCGCAAATGTTTTGCTGGTCGTCAGATCTGTCAGCGTAAGAGTTACAGTTGTTCCGTCATAGCTCACATTCGCCAGCATCGGATCGCCGCTATGCAGATTGATCCCGGATGAAGTCATATCAATGGCAGGGATCGTAGGGGACGCGCCGCCGGTATAGAGCCCCGTTGAATTTGCGCCCTCTCCCTGATTGCTGTAAAGGTCAAACTTAATCGCTGCGCTGTTTGGTATGCCGCCCGTACCGCCTGGAGTGTCCGGCCCATAGCCCAGTCCTCCGCCATTCGGCCCGAGCGCAGTTGGCGCATTGGATTGAATGGTGAAGGTGAATCCGTCTGCCGCAGCGTTCAGCAGCTGGAATGTAAAGCTCGTTTGGAACTGTCGTATATCAACTGGCGCATTGAAGAAGACGCTGCCCCCTTCATGCGTTGCGGCATTATCCGTTACTTTCAATGTGCCGTCATTCAAGTTGGCTGCACTGCCGTTAAACGTGAGCCCCTGTGCCCCTGCGAATCCGCGGGCAAAGTTGATCGCCTCACCCCCATCCTGAATGACATAGGCAGTCGTGGCAACATTGCTCTGCCCTACTCCAGAAACGAACGCAATTGCCTTTACCGTCTGCGAGCCAATGATCATAAACGGACCGGAGTAGCGCGTTGACGCGACCGTCGGCGTACTGCCGTCTGTGGTGTAGTAAATCTGCGCTCCGGAAGCAGGCTGAGAGATCGAAACCACTTGCGACGAAGTGTAGGTTCCCGCAGCCGGAGATATTGCTGGTAGTGCAACAGACGGAGGCTGTATCACATAGGAACCCGTGACGATGGGGCTGTCACTGTAATTGGCAGCACTGGCGAAGGTCTTGATCGTCAGCGAATTCCCACTCACCTGAATCGGCGCACTGTATACCGCCGACGTGTGGCTCGGCTGCGATCCGTCCATCGTGTAGTAAATCGTTGCATTCGGCGTCAGGCTGCTCAGCGACACCTGCACTGCATTCGTATACGTCCCCGGCGCAGGGCTGAACGTGGGATCGGCCGTCACCTGCGCGCTCACAGGCGTAAACGTCCAGCTCAATATGTTCGTCGTCACCGTCGACCCACCCGTGCCTCCGGTGAATCCTGCATACCCCTGGCTCGTTCCCAGCGCTCCTGGGATATTCACTGGAAACGTCGTCGCGTACGATGCCGACGTATTCGTGTCCGTGATCGACACCTGCAACGCCGTTCCGTTGTAGACCAGGTGCACATGGAAGACATCCCCGCTGGTCAGCACAATCCCGCTGCCCGTCAGGTCGGTGGCCGGAGTCATCGGCTGCGCTCCGCCCGTATACACCCCAATCGAATCCTTCCCTTCGCCCTGGTTGTTATAAATGTCGAACTTCAGCGCAAAGCTGTTGGAGATCGTCGCATAGCCCAGCGATCCGCCGGAAGAACCCTTCGCCGTCGCGCCGTTGCTCTGAATAGCAAAGGTAAAACCATCGGCGACCGGATTCTGCATCTGGAAGATGAAGTCTGAGGTAAAGGCAGACACATTCACCGGCGTAGTCGCCCAGGCTGTTCCAGCCAGGAAGGTTGCGTTATTCGTCAGCTGCAATGCGCTGAGCGCGCTGTTGATCTGTGCGCTGCCGTTCAGCGCAATTCCAGCCGTGCCCGTGAAGCCGCTGCCAAAGTTGATGCCCTGCCCCGTCGTCTGAATCACATAAGCAG
This genomic window contains:
- a CDS encoding AAA family ATPase produces the protein MSALPCIKASYFYAEPDPARLRAEQQCRDSWRDLSLPLPLPEAQVIALCKIATHLNFKGANASSCLIAIFTGQDAAGKLMAAEALAYEVQRTLYRIDLSEIGEFLAEDGKRRLTQMVAAARTENAILIIDNADDLPGPLLKLLAAYSGLSILMTDASHERSSPMYRSAHYVVDFPFQTETE